A window of Echeneis naucrates chromosome 13, fEcheNa1.1, whole genome shotgun sequence contains these coding sequences:
- the clmpb gene encoding CXADR-like membrane protein has protein sequence MSAIFRSLFLVLFSLLSVGAQTEMKKVVGDNATLPCHHQLPSSNSLDIEWLLQKPNSKQRVIITFFGGHVYTNEATGSEASRLSFAGEYLSGDASLLISDLLLTDSGEYYCKVKTGGKYHWSQVNLIVLVKPSKPRCWKDGELLEGSNVKLSCKSTDGSDPISYKWERVLDKGKSLGKLPNLALIDLKNPEIVTLRNLTMDSTGVYRCTASNDVGEENCTIEVTMQHVKDVGKVAGAVVGISLGILIVILIIWLVFRKKEKKKYEEEETPNEIREDAEAPKAKLVKPNSLSSSRSGSSRSGASSTQSMVHNSAQRGHRPRPPAVAALKENGQPPGFPQSPPAYNTVVPPKTPEPPTTPKFNSRNMSGPTPPTLMVPAQTKAFQTV, from the exons ttctTTTTAGCCTGCTCTCAGTGGGTGCTCAGACGGAGATGAAGAAAGTTGTTGGGGACAATGCCACCTTACCATGCCACCACCAGCTCCCATCGTCCAACTCCCTTGACATTGAGTGGCTACTGCAGAAACCAAACTCCAAACAGAGAGTG ATCATCACCTTCTTTGGGGGCCACGTGTACACCAATGAGGCGACGGGCAGCGAGGCCAGCCGTCTGTCCTTTGCTGGGGAGTACCTCAGTGGAGACGCCTCCCTGCTTATCAGTGACCTGCTGCTGACCGACTCTGGGGAATACTACTGTAAAGTGAAGACTGGTGGAAAGTACCACTGGAGCCAGGTCAACCTCATTGTGCTGG TCAAGCCTTCCAAGCCGCGGTGCTGGAAAGACGGCGAGCTCCTGGAGGGCAGTAACGTCAAGCTGAGCTGCAAGTCCACCGATGGTTCAGACCCCATCAGCTACAAGTGGGAGCGAGTCCTGGACAAAGGCAAGAGTCTGGGCAAGCTGCCAAACCTTGCGCTGATAG ATCTCAAGAACCCAGAGATTGTGACTCTGAGGAATCTCACCATGGACAGCACAGGTGTCTACAGGTGCACGGCAAGCAACGACGTGGGAGAGGAAAACTGCACCATTGAGGTCACAATGCAGC ATGTGAAGGATGTGGGTAAGGTGGCAGGGGCGGTGGTGGGTATATCCCTCGGTATCCTCATCGTCATTTTAATCATCTGGCTCGTCTTccggaagaaagagaaaaagaagtacgaggaggaggagacccCAAATGAGATCAG GGAGGATGCGGAGGCTCCCAAGGCCAAGCTGGTCAAGCCCAACTCTCTCTCCTCGTCCCGCTCCGGCAGCTCACGCTCTGGAGCCTCCTCCACTCAGTCTATGGTGCACAACAGCGCCCAGCGTGGTCACCGCCCCCGCCCACCTGCTGTGGCAGCACTCAAGGAAAATGGACAGCCTCCAGGTTTCCCCCAGTCCCCTCCAGCCTACAACACAGTGGTGCCCCCTAAGACCCCCGAGCCCCCTACCACTCCCAAATTCAACTCTAGGAACATGTCTGGGCCCACACCCCCAACCCTCATGGTCCCCGCCCAGACCAAGGCCTTTCAGACTGTGTAG